The Halanaerobium saccharolyticum subsp. saccharolyticum DSM 6643 genomic sequence AGCAAGAAACAATATTTTCTGAAATTATAGATGAGCACTTTACTCGTATTCCACAACGAGGACAAGATTTAGGAGAAAAAATGTTTAATGCTCTTAATGATGCTTACCTGTTAAGTGATTTACCTGTAATTATAACTGGTTCTGATATTCCATTATTAGATATTGATATTTTTACTGAAGCAATTGCCGGTTTAAAAGAGCGTGATTTAGTAATTGGTCCAGCAGATGATGGAGGATATTATTTAATAGGAATGAAAAAACCTAAAAAATTTATTTTTGATTTTGAAAACTGGGGAAATAGTGCTGTTTTAGATAGAACAATCAAAGAAGCCAGCAAACATAATCTTAAAATTCACTTTTTACCAGAAGCTTCTGATGTAGATACTTTTCAAGAATTATTAAAGTTAAGGTCTAAATTAATAAATGGAGAAATTAATTCAAGTTATCCTAAAAACACGGAAGCTGTAATTAAAAAAATATTTGCATATTAATAATACAGGAGGAAAGTTATGTCTTTTAAAGATGATTTATCAAAAAAATTAAAAGCATATATCAGCGAACGAGATTTTATGCAGGCAACAGGTATCAGTAGAAGAGCCAAATTAGAGTTTTTGGCTCAAGGAGAATATAATATAAATTATTTGATTAATGATGGGGAAGAAAAATATGTATTGCGAGTAAATTTAGGCAGTCAGATGCATCTTGATGACCAGATTGGTTATGAGTTTTCTGCACTGCAGACATTGGCTCCATCTGGAGTAACTCCAAGACCATTTTATCTTGATAATTCAAAAGAAAAAATTAATTATGGATTATTAGTGATGGAATATTTACCGGGACGACATCTCGAATATCGAAAAGATTTAAAAGATGCAGCTAAAGTCTTTGCTAAAATACATAAATTAGATAGTTCTAAGGCCGAAAGATTAATTAAAGAAGAAAAACCTTTGACTGCAATCTGGAATGAATGTGAAACACTTCTCAATAAATATTTAAATTCAGAAATAGCTGTACCTGAGATAAAAAAGTTTTTAATTAAAATGAAATCTGATCTGGAGCAGAAAAAAGAAAAAGAAGCAGAATTGATGGATCTTTTTCCAACAGCTATAGTAAACACTGAGGTAAATTCAAATAATTTTATTATCAATGACAAGTATAATCTTGCTTATTTAGTAGATTGGGAAAAACCTTTAATAACTACTCCACTACAGGACTTGAGTCATTTTATGGTGCCAACGACAACCCTTTGGAAAACAAATTTCATTTTCAATCAAGGAGAAGAGGAAGAATTTTTGCATCATTATTTAAAAGAAAGAGGAATGGACTCCAAGTATCATGAAGTAAAGTCTGCTTTAAAAATTTTCAATCAATTCTCGGCAATGCGCGGTATTTCTTGGTCAGCAATGGCCTGGGTAGAATATCAGAGTAATGATCGTGAAATAAAAAATCAGGATACTTTTGAAACAATGGATAGTTATTTAAAGATCGATTTTTTGGAAATGCTTTTTCCAGACCTAAATTAACTAAGGGAGTTTATAGTTATATTTAGTGATTAAAGTTACCCGCTGATGCGGGTTTTTTTGAGGAGGTTTTTATGCTAAGTGTAGAAAAAGTAATAGCTTCTTTTATTATGCCGCCTGGACTTTTTGTTATCTTGATACTGGTGTTATCTATTTATTTATTAAAAAAATCAAAATCAGCTTTGATTAAGATTACAGCAATAGTTTCTCTGCTGCTTATTTTCTTTCTTTCTACTGCATTTGGTGTAAAAGTTTTGCTTCATCCACTAGAAAATTATGCTGAGGAAATTTCAGTTAATGCTTTGGAAAAACATCCAATTGTTGTACTTGGTGGTGGTTTAAATTATTATTCAAAAAATGAAGCTAAGCCCTCCCTGCATAGTATGCAGAGATTAATTAAAGGTTATCAATTGCATCGGAAATTGAAAACTAATTTGATTTATTCGGGTGGAATTGCAATTGGTCAAGAAAAAATTTCAGAGGCTGATGCAGCTGAAGAATTTTTATCGTCTCTAGGTATGGATAAAAAATTTTATATCAGTGAGAGTCAGGCTCAGACAACATTTGAAAATGCTGCTTATTTAAAAAAATGGATTGAAGAAAATGAAATAGAAAAAGTTTATTTAGTTACTTCTGCTTATCATATTTTGCGTTCTGCTGCAGTTTTTAAGGCTCAAAACATTGATTTTTTAGCAGTACATTCTGGATTTATTTATGATCATCAGTTCAGCTGGCTTGACTATCTACCAAATCGTGGTGCTTTAAAAGCTAATCTTTCTGCTTTACATGAATGGATAGGTTTAGCTTGGTACTATATTAGAGGGAGAATCTAAATTATTTTTTAAAATATATAAAATTTAATGTTATTTTAAACTATTTCTGATAAACTATAAACGTATCTTAGAGAGAGTATTGAAAAATATTGGGTAGTGATAGAGTGAAAGTCTGCTCGCAAACCTCTTGGGCTTGCTCCAAGGAGGGTCAATAGTCAAATATCTTTTTAAGTAGATTCAGGGTAAAAATCACTTTTAAGGAGCTTGATATTTTATGACTAAGAAGATATCTAATAAAAGAAAAAAAATTGATCTACATATGCACACAACTGCTTCAGATGGTGCTTCAACTCCAAAAGAACTTATAGAAAAATGTGTAGACTTAGGTCTAGAGACAATTGCTGTTACTGATCATGATAACGTAACTAATGTTGAAAAAGTAAAGAAGCTTGGGGAAGAAAATGGTTTAAAAGTTATTTCTGGGATAGAAATATCTACTTATAGAGGTGAAGCAGAATATCATATTTTAGGTTATTTTGTTGATATAGAAAATGCTGCTCTGCTGGGATTGACAGAGGCAATTTTAGACTCTAGAGTAGAAAGAACTCATAAAATGATAGAAAAACTAACTGAAATGGGATATCCACTAGATTTTGCAGATGTAAAAAAATATGCAACTGGGGTTAGTTTAGGACGCCCTCATATTGCTAGAGCAATGATTGAAAAAGGATATATTGAAGAGATCGGGGATGCATTTACTGAGGAATTTATTGCTGGTGGAGGTAAAGCTTATGTTGAAAAAAAGAATGTACTTCCTGCAGAAGCAATAGAAGTAATTTTAAAAGCTGGTGGTATACCTGTGATTGCTCACCCTTATATAATTAACCATGGTAAGTCTCTTGGTAAAAAAGAAATCTCACGTTTAAAAGATGTGGGGCTTAAAGGTGTTGAAGTATACCAGACAAAGCATAATAAAAAAATAACAAAAAAATATAAAAAAATTGCAGAAGAACTGGAGCTTTTAATTACTGGAGGTTCTGATTATCATGGTGAAAATTCGCCTGGAATTTTACCTGGTGATACTGGTATGAATCAAGAAGAATTTGATCAACTGGAAAGTTATGCCCATTCTATGCTATAATAAATAACAGTCAGATAGTAGGCTGAGACTTTAAATTATAAGCCGGATTAATTCCGGCTTTTTTAGATTATACTTTAGTTTATAAGTAAAATAAATATTAATATTTTAAAATAATTTAAATCACAAAAAGGAGTAGTGAGCAAAGAGAATGCATAAAGTAACAATGATTGCTGGAGATGGAATTGGACCAGAAATTTCGGAAGCTGTAGCAGAGATTATAGAAGCTGCAGGTGTAGAAATTAGATGGGATAAGGTAGAGGCGGGAGCTGGAGTAATGGACAAATATGGTACTCCCCTTCCAGAAAAAGTTTTTGACTCAATTAGAGAAAACAAGGTAGCTTTAAAAGGACCGATTACAACACCAGTAGGTAGTGGTTTTAGAAGTGTTAATGTTGCAATTCGTAAAGAATTAGATCTTTACGCTAATGTTAGACCATTAAAGGTACATGCCAAAGAATTTGCCAAAGATGAAAACTTGGATATGGTAGTTTTTAGAGAAAATACTGAGGGGCTTTATGTAGGAATTGAACATTATGTTGGTGATCAAGCAGCTGAAAGCATCAAAATCATCACAAGAAAGGCATCACGCAAGATAACCGAAAGAGCTTTTGAATATGCGGTTCGCGAAGGAAGAGAGAAAGTTACAGCTGTACATAAAGCAAATATTTTAAAATACAGTGATGGGCTCTTTTTAGAAGAGGCACGTAAGGTTGCTGAAAAATATAAAAAGACAAATCCGGAAATAGAATTTGATGATAAAATTGTTGATAATATGTGTATGCAGATGGTGCAATATCCAGAAGAGTACGATGTTTTAGTTACAACTAATTTATATGGAGACATTATTTCTGATTTAGGTGCTGGTTTAATTGGCGGGCTGGGGCTTGCTCCTGGAATGAATTTAGGCGATGATATTGCAGTTTTTGAAGCAGTTCATGGTAGTGCTCCAGACATTGCAGGTCAAAATAAAGCAAATCCGGTTGCTCTGTTATTTTCTGCAATTTTAATGCTTAGACATTTAGGAGAAACTGAAGCAGCTGATAGAATAGAAAAGGCAGTTTCTTTAGTTTTAAATAAAGGAAAAGTTTTAACTGGAGATTTGGGAGGCACTTCTACAACTGATGAAATTACAGAAGCTATTATTTCTGCACTATAATTAATATAAGCTTAAACTATTTAAGATAAGAGAGGAGAGATTAGTTAATGGAAGCTAAAATGGAAAAATTATTAGATTGTTTAAATAACTATAAGAAAAAAGCATTAGCAAGAAAAAATGCTTATGGACTTGCCCCAAGACCACTTGAGGCAGAAGAAGTTGAATCTCTTTTTGCAGGTTTAAAAATTGAAGGTTTGGAAAATGAATATTTTGAACTATTTGAAGAAGAAAGATTAGATCAATTAATTTTAAGATTAATTGCAAAGGAAGTAAAAAGAGGAACATTTCCGGCTTCTCATGCTAAAGCTGAGGGACTTACAGAGTTAATTAAAGAAGCTAAAATAAGAGAGGTAGAAAATCCTTATTTAAGTTCAAGCCAGGCGCTGGATTTACTAGCTAAAATGAAGGGCGGAGCAGCTACCTCACGTTTAATTGATTTATTTGCTAAAGAAATTTTTAGAGACCAAATAACTGAAATTTTAAAAGATACTGTACTGGTAACTAAGGCTGATTTTGAGCAGCTTAAAAAACTGGCTGCAGAAAATACTCATTTCAAAAAGAAAATTGATGAGCTGATGCTGAGCTGGGCTTATCGAGATTTTGCGGCAGACTGGGAGCTTCAGGATCAATATCAGGGTTTGTCTTTAAGAGTTGGCGATAATATTACAACAGGACACTTAAGCCCATCTAAAAATGCTAACAGTAGAACAGACCAACCTCGTCATGCTCAATTTGTAATGGATGGTCGGGATGATGAGGATGATCTCTGGGGACGACTTAATAAATTAAAGGCTCAAACCGATAAAGATAAGAGTGTATTTTTTACAGCTGGCAAGGCTCTGGGAGAAGGTTCATCTCGTAAGTCAGCTACTTATACAATGCAGCAGCTTTTAGGAAAATCTGTAGATGCTGAGCCAGAAAAGAAAAAAGGTGGAGTTGTAATAGCAAAAAGTTTTGCGCCTATTTTTAAAGAATCACTGGTTGCCTCAGGGATATTAGCTCTAGAAGCTGATACTGCTGAGATTAAAGAAGGAGATAATATTGAAATTGATCTAAAAGCTGAAAAATTGGTTGTTAATAATGAATTGCAACTTGAAATAGAACTACCTATTGCTTATAAAATGAAAAAAATTGCAGCAGGCGGAATGACCTATTTTGATGCCGGTAATGAGCTTCAAAAAATGGCTTTAGATTACTGTGAAGAAAATGGAATTGAGACTGCTGATATTAAAACACCAGCTGAGCAGAACGTGGTCCAAGAAGATTCTAAACCAGCTCAAACATTAGCTCAAAAAATAGTAGCCTATAATCGTCTCGATGGAAAAGATACAATTTTACCAGGTGAAACAGCTCAGGTTAAAATGAGAGGAGCTTTTTCTCAGGATACAACAGGTCCAATGACTATGGATGAATATCAATCAATGGCTGGAGAAGATTTTGGAGCAGAATTTGTAGTACAATCTTTATGTCATACAGGTGAATGCCCTTCCAGTAAAGAAAGAGATACTCATAAGTTTTTAAATGAATTTGTTACCGAGCGTGGTGGAGTTTGTTTGCAGACTGGAGAAGGTATTATCCATACTATTGGTAATCGATTTGTACTGCCGACCGATGTAATTGTTGGTGGAGATTCACATACTAGAACTCCACGAGGAGTTTCTTTTCCAGCGGCTTCAGATATTGTAGCAGGAGTTATGAAATATGGTAAACAAGATCTGACTATGGACGAATCAGTTAAAGTTAAATTTACAGGTCGCCCACCAGCAGGAATTACTGCGCGAGATCTGGTTTCTGCTTTAGTAGTTTATGCAGATAAAACTGTGGGTAAGGATATTTATAATGGTAGAATTATTGAAATGGAGGGCTTAGATTTTCTAAGTTCAGATGAGCGCTACATTATGACAAATGCTGTTGCAGAGAGAAGTGCTTCAGCAGGTGTAGTTCCATCTGATGAGATTACTATTGAGGCTATTAAAGAAAATCTAGAGTATTTAAAATCAAGGCCTGATGCTAATTCATCTCCATCTGTTAAAAACACAATTAAAGCAATTGAGAATTATCTTAAAGAGCCAGTGCTTTTTGAGGCAGATGAAGATGCTGAATATGCAGCAGAAATCGAAATTCCTTTAGCAGAAATTGTAGAACCTTTAGTTGCTAAACCGCATCATCCTGATAATGTAGCTGCCTTAAGTGAGGTTGAAGGTGAAAAAATTGATGAAGTTTATATCGGCAGCTGTGTTGGTGGAGATTTAAAAAGTATTCAGGAGGCAGCAGCAGTAATTGCTGGGCACAAGATACCTCAAAATGTTAATGTTGTTGTTGGACCAGCTTCTCGTGATATTTATGAAGAGTTGATTGTTGATGGTACAATGGAAAGATTAACCAGAGCCGGGGTAACTGTAATTATGCCTGGTTGTGGATTATGTATGGGTAATAAAAGAAGAATTGGGTCTGGTGCTACAGCATTTACCACTACAACTCGAAACTATCAGTCTCGGATTGGACCTTCTGATTCTAGAACTTATCTTGGTAGTGCCCAAGTAGCAGGTTGTACAGCTGTTTTAGGACACATCCCTTCTAAAGAAGAATATTTTAATCTTTATAAATAGTGTCCACTTTTTTGCAGCTTCTGGATGCACAGTCAATTATTTATAATTAAAAATTAAATAACCTGAAGAAAAGGATTGAAAAATCTGATTTGAGGGATTGAGAGAAAGTTTGCTTGCAATAAGGCGCGCTGTTCATTAAAAAGCAGTTAGCTGAGTTTAGAGTAACTTTTATTAAATGATATTTAATCCCTATCTTTGTCTAGATAGGGATTTGCTTTTTTATTACAAATTATTAATTTCACTAACTATAAAGGAGAGATTAAGTGAAAATAAAAAGTAAACAGATAAAAGCTTTAATTTTACCATTATTTATTTTAATATGCTGGTATTTAGGTAGTGAATCTGGTTTTTTTAACTCCTATATATTACCTTCACCAGTAAAGATATTAAAAACTTTTTTAGATTTACTTAAAAATGGAATGTTAATTAAACATTTATTAGTTAGTTTCTATAGAGTGTTCTTAGGTTTTACAATAACTTTTATTGCAGCTTTTTTGTTAGCTCTTTTAATTGCATTAAATGATTGGTTAACAGATTATATCAAACCCACTTTAGAATTCATTCGCCATATTCCTCCTATTGCTTTAATTCCAATTTTAATATTATGGTTAGGAATTGGAGAAAAACCTAAAATAACAGTTATAATTCTTGCTACTTTTTTTCCTGTCTTTTTAAATACTCTCAGCGGTATCAGTAATTGTGACTCAAAGTTAAAAGAAGTTGGAGATATTTTTGGACTAAGCAAATGGGAGAAATTTTATAGAATTATTTTACCCCAAGCACTGCCTTCAATTATTGTAGGAATGCAGATAGCGCTGGGATATAGTTGGCGCTCATTAATTGGGGCAGAGTTAATAGCTGCATCTTCTGGAATCGGATATATGATAATTGATGCTGAACAATTGTCTCGACCTGATATTATTATAGTTGGAGTAATTACAATTGGGATTTTTGGTTATTTAATTGATTATTTCTTTTTCAAATTTACTCAAAAATTAATTCATCAAGGGGGAAAAGAGGATGAGATCAATTATTCAAATCAAAAATTTAACTAAAAAATATAAGATAGATGGTCGAGCTTTTAAAGCGCTAAATGACATTAACTTAAAAATTAATGAAGGGAGTTTCACAACTATAGTTGGTAAAAGTGGTTGTGGAAAAAGCACTTTATTGCGAATTATTGCCGGTCTGGAAGAGGCAGCAGAAGGTAAAATTATAGGAAAAAAGAAGGTGAAAAGTTCACTAGTTTTTCAGGAAGCAAGATTAATGCCCTGGCTGACAGTTGAAGAAAATATTTTATTCCCTTTAAAAAAAAGAGATAAAAAATCTGAATCAGTTAAAAAAGTTAATGAACATCTAAATTTGTTGGGGTTAAATGAGTTTAAAGATGCTTATCCAAATCAAATATCAGGGGGAATGGCTCAAAGAACTGCTTTAGGAAGGGCTTTAGTCTATGATTCTGATCTTATTTTAATGGATGAGCCTCTGGGATCTCTTGATGCATTTAATAGGTATAAGCTGCAGCAAGAATTACAGCATATATTTTCTAAAAATAATAAAACTGTTATTTTTGTTACTCATGATATTGACGAAGCAATTTTTTTAGGTGATAGAGTTCTAGTTATGGAGGCAGGTTCTATTACTAAAGAGTTTAATTTAGAGCAGGAGCCTAGTATTTCTATAAAAAAAGCCAAACAGCTTGAATTAAA encodes the following:
- a CDS encoding TIGR04282 family arsenosugar biosynthesis glycosyltransferase, producing MQAAVIIMSRAPIAGKTKTRLESHLKKDECAELHQAFLKDINFKLLKLKKINSQIDLYLSFTPREQETIFSEIIDEHFTRIPQRGQDLGEKMFNALNDAYLLSDLPVIITGSDIPLLDIDIFTEAIAGLKERDLVIGPADDGGYYLIGMKKPKKFIFDFENWGNSAVLDRTIKEASKHNLKIHFLPEASDVDTFQELLKLRSKLINGEINSSYPKNTEAVIKKIFAY
- a CDS encoding aminoglycoside phosphotransferase family protein translates to MSFKDDLSKKLKAYISERDFMQATGISRRAKLEFLAQGEYNINYLINDGEEKYVLRVNLGSQMHLDDQIGYEFSALQTLAPSGVTPRPFYLDNSKEKINYGLLVMEYLPGRHLEYRKDLKDAAKVFAKIHKLDSSKAERLIKEEKPLTAIWNECETLLNKYLNSEIAVPEIKKFLIKMKSDLEQKKEKEAELMDLFPTAIVNTEVNSNNFIINDKYNLAYLVDWEKPLITTPLQDLSHFMVPTTTLWKTNFIFNQGEEEEFLHHYLKERGMDSKYHEVKSALKIFNQFSAMRGISWSAMAWVEYQSNDREIKNQDTFETMDSYLKIDFLEMLFPDLN
- a CDS encoding YdcF family protein, producing the protein MLSVEKVIASFIMPPGLFVILILVLSIYLLKKSKSALIKITAIVSLLLIFFLSTAFGVKVLLHPLENYAEEISVNALEKHPIVVLGGGLNYYSKNEAKPSLHSMQRLIKGYQLHRKLKTNLIYSGGIAIGQEKISEADAAEEFLSSLGMDKKFYISESQAQTTFENAAYLKKWIEENEIEKVYLVTSAYHILRSAAVFKAQNIDFLAVHSGFIYDHQFSWLDYLPNRGALKANLSALHEWIGLAWYYIRGRI
- a CDS encoding PHP domain-containing protein, with protein sequence MTKKISNKRKKIDLHMHTTASDGASTPKELIEKCVDLGLETIAVTDHDNVTNVEKVKKLGEENGLKVISGIEISTYRGEAEYHILGYFVDIENAALLGLTEAILDSRVERTHKMIEKLTEMGYPLDFADVKKYATGVSLGRPHIARAMIEKGYIEEIGDAFTEEFIAGGGKAYVEKKNVLPAEAIEVILKAGGIPVIAHPYIINHGKSLGKKEISRLKDVGLKGVEVYQTKHNKKITKKYKKIAEELELLITGGSDYHGENSPGILPGDTGMNQEEFDQLESYAHSML
- a CDS encoding isocitrate/isopropylmalate dehydrogenase family protein; this translates as MHKVTMIAGDGIGPEISEAVAEIIEAAGVEIRWDKVEAGAGVMDKYGTPLPEKVFDSIRENKVALKGPITTPVGSGFRSVNVAIRKELDLYANVRPLKVHAKEFAKDENLDMVVFRENTEGLYVGIEHYVGDQAAESIKIITRKASRKITERAFEYAVREGREKVTAVHKANILKYSDGLFLEEARKVAEKYKKTNPEIEFDDKIVDNMCMQMVQYPEEYDVLVTTNLYGDIISDLGAGLIGGLGLAPGMNLGDDIAVFEAVHGSAPDIAGQNKANPVALLFSAILMLRHLGETEAADRIEKAVSLVLNKGKVLTGDLGGTSTTDEITEAIISAL
- a CDS encoding aconitase family protein gives rise to the protein MEAKMEKLLDCLNNYKKKALARKNAYGLAPRPLEAEEVESLFAGLKIEGLENEYFELFEEERLDQLILRLIAKEVKRGTFPASHAKAEGLTELIKEAKIREVENPYLSSSQALDLLAKMKGGAATSRLIDLFAKEIFRDQITEILKDTVLVTKADFEQLKKLAAENTHFKKKIDELMLSWAYRDFAADWELQDQYQGLSLRVGDNITTGHLSPSKNANSRTDQPRHAQFVMDGRDDEDDLWGRLNKLKAQTDKDKSVFFTAGKALGEGSSRKSATYTMQQLLGKSVDAEPEKKKGGVVIAKSFAPIFKESLVASGILALEADTAEIKEGDNIEIDLKAEKLVVNNELQLEIELPIAYKMKKIAAGGMTYFDAGNELQKMALDYCEENGIETADIKTPAEQNVVQEDSKPAQTLAQKIVAYNRLDGKDTILPGETAQVKMRGAFSQDTTGPMTMDEYQSMAGEDFGAEFVVQSLCHTGECPSSKERDTHKFLNEFVTERGGVCLQTGEGIIHTIGNRFVLPTDVIVGGDSHTRTPRGVSFPAASDIVAGVMKYGKQDLTMDESVKVKFTGRPPAGITARDLVSALVVYADKTVGKDIYNGRIIEMEGLDFLSSDERYIMTNAVAERSASAGVVPSDEITIEAIKENLEYLKSRPDANSSPSVKNTIKAIENYLKEPVLFEADEDAEYAAEIEIPLAEIVEPLVAKPHHPDNVAALSEVEGEKIDEVYIGSCVGGDLKSIQEAAAVIAGHKIPQNVNVVVGPASRDIYEELIVDGTMERLTRAGVTVIMPGCGLCMGNKRRIGSGATAFTTTTRNYQSRIGPSDSRTYLGSAQVAGCTAVLGHIPSKEEYFNLYK
- a CDS encoding ABC transporter permease; amino-acid sequence: MKIKSKQIKALILPLFILICWYLGSESGFFNSYILPSPVKILKTFLDLLKNGMLIKHLLVSFYRVFLGFTITFIAAFLLALLIALNDWLTDYIKPTLEFIRHIPPIALIPILILWLGIGEKPKITVIILATFFPVFLNTLSGISNCDSKLKEVGDIFGLSKWEKFYRIILPQALPSIIVGMQIALGYSWRSLIGAELIAASSGIGYMIIDAEQLSRPDIIIVGVITIGIFGYLIDYFFFKFTQKLIHQGGKEDEINYSNQKFN
- a CDS encoding ABC transporter ATP-binding protein, with translation MRSIIQIKNLTKKYKIDGRAFKALNDINLKINEGSFTTIVGKSGCGKSTLLRIIAGLEEAAEGKIIGKKKVKSSLVFQEARLMPWLTVEENILFPLKKRDKKSESVKKVNEHLNLLGLNEFKDAYPNQISGGMAQRTALGRALVYDSDLILMDEPLGSLDAFNRYKLQQELQHIFSKNNKTVIFVTHDIDEAIFLGDRVLVMEAGSITKEFNLEQEPSISIKKAKQLELKEKILAEIKA